The genome window GGGGCAGCCAAGGCAATTGCCCAATTAAAGCCCGATGTGGAAGTGCATTTTATCAGTGCCATCACCGAAAACATGATTAGTGGCAAGGCAATGCACCCTGGAGACATCCTCACCGCTTCCAATGGCAAAACCATCGAGGTTAACAATACTGACGCAGAAGGGCGTTTAACCCTCGCTGATGCCCTTGTGTATGCCGATAAGTTGGGGGTAGATGCCATGGTGGATTTAGCTACCCTCACGGGTGCTTGTATTGTGGCTTTGGGTAATGATATTGCAGGATTATGGACTAGGGATGATAAACTAGCCCAAGATTTACGGGTGGCTTCTGAGGGCGCTGGGGAAAAATTCTGGCAGATGCCCATGGAAACCGATTATTTTGATATTATGAAAAGTGCGATCGCAGATATGAAAAACACGGGAAGCCGTGCTGGAGGCTCTATTACAGCCGCCCTTTTCCTTGAGCAGTTTGTGGAAAATACCCCCTGGGTGCATCTGGATGTAGCCGGGCCAGTTTGGGCAGAAAAACCTAATTCTATCAACAATGAAGGGGGTACAGGTTTTGCGGTGCGCACCCTTGTTAATTGGGTATTGGGTTAATGGTTTGTGGCACAATGCAAAGATAAGTAACTGTTTTGTTACAAGTTTTTAAAGCTATAGTAGGGGCGTACCATGCTACGCCCATAAGGGTGTTAGGTTTAATATAGTAAAGTTTTATTTTTTAGGAGAGTTTTATTATGGGAGAGGCTAAACGCAGACAAAAATCTTTAGGGGAAGAGTATGGCAAGGAAGAAAGGGTAGTTTCTTGGTTTCCTCTTACCAAAACTCAAGCCTCTGATGCTTACAAGTTAACGACGAGAGGGGCATGGGTAGGCATTATCTCCCTCGGCATTACTTGGGTTATTATTCGTTTTGTAGGGCCTGGTTTTGGATGGTGGGAAGTAAACTAGGCTTTGGTAAAAAGTGGGGTAATTAAGAAAGGCAATGGGCAACGGTAGGCAATGGGCTTAAGCCCATTGTTAGAAAGGGTTGATATTTTTTTCAGATAATTTTTAATATATACAAATGAATTATTTAATCGCAGTATTATCCGATAGAATCAAGGCGGAGGAGGCTTACACGGCTTTGGAAAAGGCTGATATTCCCCTCAAGCAAGTGTCGATTTTAGGAAAGGGTTACAAAACCGCCGATGAGTTTGGCTTTCTTGATCCTAATAAACAAGGGCGCGAGAATGCTATTAGGATGGCATATTGGTTGATTCCCTTCGGTTTTTTTGGCGGTTATACTTTTGATGCGATTACTGGCTTAGATACTTTTGCATGGGCTGGTACTCCTCTTAACCACATTATAGGTGGTTTTTTAGGGGCGATCGGTGGCGCCATGGGTAGTTTTTTTGTTGGTGGTAGTGGTACTTTATTACAAGGGGCAAGTGATGATTTACCCTATCGTAATCGCTTAAATGCTGGAAAATATTTAGTCGTGGTGCAGGGGAATGATTTTATCAAAAATAAAGCCACCCTTGTTTTACAACCCCTTAAACCTGAAAATTTACAGGGCTATGTAGAGAATTGACAATTATCTGATTTATTCTACATAAATATTATTCTGTTAAATTATTATTGGAATTAACAGAAATATTTAGAATTAAAAGCAATTAATTTTACTGTTATAAATTCAAGTTTTACCTAAGTTTAATCATTATCAATTATCCATTATTAATTATTAGATGTTACCGAGAGAAGATATTTTAAATAAAGTTGAAAATAGAGCCGAAATTGCTAAAGTTTTAGATAAGGCTGAACAAGCATTAAAAACATGGGAATTGGTAGTAACAGATTTTTTGTCTCCCCCTGTATTAGCAGAAGTTAATCAAATTTTTGGTCAATTAACAGAGGTGCAAATTATTCCTTGGGGTGGCTTCCCCCAAGCTGAGAGAAAAAGAGTGGGTATTCATCGGGAGGAAATTCCTTGTGATGTTTCCCAAATGCCTGTGGTGGCTTTAGACATTGCTGGTAATTTTTTGTTTGATACTGCCACCCACCGAGATTTTTTGGGGGCAATTTTAGGTGCGGGAGTAGTTAGGGAAAAGGTTGGTGATATTATCGTTTTGGGGGAAAGGGGGGCGCAGGTGGTTGTGACTCCTGAAATGGTTGATTTTTTTGAGTCTTCTTTGGTACAGGTGCGCTCTGTGCCTGTAAAAACCAAGAGAATTGAGCTTTCAGATTTGAGAGTAAGGGAACCCAAAAAGAAAGAAATGACTACCGTAGAGGCTTCTTTACGCCTAGATGCGATCGCCTCTTACGGCTTTGGTTTATCCCGCTCAAAAATGGCAGACGCTATCAATAACGGTGATGTGAGAGTAAATTGGAAGGAAGTTACCCAATCTAGTCACAATCTTAAAAGTGGTGATTTAGTCTCTTTTCGGGGTAAAGGAAGATTAGAAATAGGAGATATTAGTATTACAAAAAAAGAACGTTATCGCATCGCCTTAACTCGATTTGTGTAACTTATAGAGGTAATGGTTAATGGGGTGTTCCTTATTTTGGGGATGAAATATTGTTGAATTACACTCAGTATTTAATATTAAAACTATTATTACCATTGCCTATTGCCCATTGCCCATTGCCGACTTTGTTATCCAACCCCAATTAAACTTTTTCAAGAATATAGATATAATGGACGATTTTACCCCAGATTTAGCAGGATCATCATTACCCCCTCAAAATATAGAAGCAGAAGAAATAATTTTAGGAGGCATATTATTTGATCCCAATGCTATGGGTAAAGTAGTTGATATATTGCAACCAGAAGCCTTTTATGTAAAAGCCCATCGTCATATTTACGAAGCATCAAGACATCTCTATTTTCAAGGACAACCCGTTGATTTGATGACCGTTGCCACTTGGTTAAGTGATCAAGGTTTACTAGAAAAAGTGGGCGGAAATACAAAGATAATTAGCTTATTAGATCGTACAGTTTCCGCCGCAAATATTGCACGATATGTACCTTTAATTACTGAAAAATATATCAGACGTTTATTAATTTCTACTGCCAAAGAAATCGGCGAATTAGGGTTTGATACTACCAAAGATTTAGATAACGTTTTAGATGAATCTGAGCAAAAAATATTCAGTTTAACCCAAGCAAGAGTTCAAGAAGGTTTAGTACCTATTTCTAGCACTTTAATTAACACTTTTACTGAGATTCAAGCCTTCCAAGAAAAAACCGCCTTACCCGGTATTAGTTCAGAATTTTATGACTTAGATGGCATGACAGGGGGCTTTCAGCGCTCCGACTTAGTCATTATTGCTGCCAGGCCTTCGATGGGCAAGACCAGCTTTGCTCTCAATATAGCTTCTAATATCGCAAAACATTCTAATTTGGCGGTGGCGATTTTCAGTTTGGAGATGTCGAGGGAACAATTGGCGATGCGTTTACTGTCTTCGGAGGCACGGGTGGAAAGTAATCGCTTGAAGTCTGGACGGATTACGGAGCAAGAAATGGAGCCGTTGATGAGTGCCATGGGTACTTTGTCAGAGTTACCCCTTTATATTGATGATACTGCTAATTTAACGGTGATGCAAATGCGATCGCAAGTTAGACGTTTACAAGCAGAAAGTAAGGGTAAATTAGGACTGGTATTATTAGACTATCTTCAATTGATGCAGGGAGGCGGTGACAACCGTGTACAGGAATTGTCAAAAATGACAAGGGCGCTAAAAGGTTTAGCAAGGGAAATAAATGCCCCTGTAATTGCTCTATCTCAGTTGAGTCGGGCGGTGGAGCAACGAACGAACAAACGCCCCATGTTGTCGGATTTGAGAGAATCGGGATCCATAGAACAAGATGCGGATTTAGTGTTAATGTTATATCGTGATGAATATTATCACCCTGACAGTGTTGATCAAGGAGTGGCTGAGATAATTGTGGCAAAACATCGTAATGGGCCCACCGGCTTAATAAAACTGCTATTTCGTCCCGAATTAACCCAGTTTTTAAATATGAAAAGAGGAGGGTAAATGAAGATAAAAGAACTTATTTTTTATCCTATCAAATCTTGCCGAGGGATTCATCTTTCCCATGCAAAAGTGGGTGACAAGGGGTTATCAGATTATAACAATAATTTATACTACGATCGCACTTTCATGATCGTTGACGAATCAGGCAAATTTATCACCCAAAGACAATATCCCCAACTAGCCAGAGTTATCGTCACCATCGAAGGGAAAAAAATTACCCTCAGTTTTGATGACTCCTCCATGGATTCTATTACCTTTATTCCCCAAAATCAGGGTAATACAATTGAAGTACAAGTATGGGGTGATCGCACTTCAGCCATCAATCAAGGAAAAGAAGTAGCCCAATGGTTTCAAGAAATCCTCTCAGTCAAAAATTGTCGCCTAGTCAAACAAGACGACTACAACATTCGAGCCATTAACCCCCAATATAGTACCCAATCAAATCAACCCGTCAGCTTTGCCGATGGCTTCCCCTATCTCCTCACCAACACCGCCTCATTAGACTATCTCAATCAAAAATTAAAGGAAAAATATCCCCACCAACAGCAACAAATATCCATGGATAGATTTCGCCCTAATATTGTCATCGAAACCGATACCCCATTCATCGAAGACACATGGGAAAATATTACCCTTGATGAGATAAAATTTAAGATAGCCAAACCATGTAGTCGTTGTAATATAACTACCACAGATCAAATAACAGGAAAAATCAACCCTCAAAATGAACCTTTAAAAACTCTTAGTAGTTTCCGTAACGTACCTCAACAGGGAATTATGTTTGGACAAAATATGATTGCCCTTAACCGTGGACAATTGACAATAAATCATGGAAAATAGATAGTCTAATTTATTCCTAACAGATTTTGTCTTTATCTCCTCATCCCTTTGTTTCATATTATATTTTTTAAAATTAAGTTTTCACGATATATTACTGCTGTCTTGCTGATAGAGGCTAGAGGGATCACACTAAAAGATTTAGGAAACATTTTGTTCAAAGGTACAATGATTAATTATTGTCAGAATTATTTGTGGAAAATATTCGTAAAAATAATTTAATAAAAATATACTTTTCATGTTTTTAGAGCAGTTATATCTCCAACATTTTAGAAACTATATTCAAGAAGAAATAAAATTTACTAATAATAAAATAATACTCTTAGGAGATAATGCCCAAGGAAAATCTAATATTCTTGAATCAGTTGAACTACTGTCCACCCTCAAAAGTCATCGTAGTACCAAAGACCTAGAATTAGTTTATCATGATCGTCTTTATGGACAAATAAAAGCAACCCTCAAAAATAAATACGCAGACTATGATTTAAGCATTACTATCCCCGCTAAAGGCAAAAAAGAACTAAAAATAAATCAAGAAAAAGTTAGTCGTAATTTTGAATTTCTAGGCTTATTAAATACCGTTCTTTTTTCTAGCTTAGACATAGATTTAGTCAGAGGAAGCCCTGAATATAGACGTAATTGGGTAGATAGTTTATTAATTCAGTTAGAGCCAATTTATTATCAATTAATCAAAAGTTATTACCATGTTTTAAAACAAAGAAATGCTCTCCTAAAACAGATCAAAAAAATGGGCATTAATTCCCTAGAAACGTTAAAACAAGACGTAAAGGCGATCGAATTGAGTTTATGGGATGATAAATTAGCCGAAGCAGGTTCAAGAGTTAGTAGAAGAAGAGCAAGAGTCTTGCAAAAAATAGAACCTCTTGCCAAATTTTGGCATAACGAAATTAGTAATAAAACAGAAAAATTATTAATTAATTATACTCCTAATGTCTCTTGGGAAAAAGATACTCCAGAAAGTGTACAAAACGCCATAAAACTCGAAATAGAACAAAAAAAAATAGCAGAAATAAACTTAGGAAATACCCTCGTAGGACCTCATCGGGACGAAATAGAGTTTATAATAAATGATAGCGTAGCAAGAAATTATGGATCTCAAGGACAACAGAGGACTCTAGTTTTAGCCCTTAAGTTAGCTGAATTACAGCTAATAGAGCAAGTGGTAGGAGAGCCACCATTACTATTGTTAGACGATGTAATGGCAGAATTGGATTTAAAAAGACAGCAGCAGTTATTGGATTCTCTAGGCGATCGCTTTCAAACTATAATAACAACAACACACTTAAACTATTTTGAAACTAATTTATTAAATCAGGCTCAGATTATTAAAGTTCAAGGGGGAAAATTATATTTTTAGGTCAACATGAAGATAAAAATGTAACTTTTTTCTGAATCCTGTACTCACCAAAATAATCAGATAAGATAAAAGACGGTAATTAAAATAAAAAATAATAATAGTTTAGCTCTAATTATCTTTAATGGCTGAATATAATCCACAAAATTTTCTAATTCTGGCAGTGGATGATAACTCAATTAATCGTATCATGCTAGAAAAAATACTCACTAAGGCGGGGTATCAAATCAAGGTGCTTGGAGATAGTGAAGAATTTTTGAATTTGATTAATAACATTAAGCCAGATTTGATGTTGCTAGACTTAATGATGCCAAAAATTGATGGCTTAGAACTATGTCGGTTAATTAAAGCGAAAAATCATTATAAAGAGATTCCCATCATATTTTTAACCGCTAATGACGCAAAAGAGAATGTGATAGAGGCTTTTCGCTCAGGGGCGGTAGATTATGTAACTAAACCCTTTAATAATGAAGAACTATTAGCACGAATTCAAACCCATATAGAATTAAAGTTTACTAGAGATCAACTAAAAAAAGCCCTCGTTGATTTAGAAAAATTAGCTACTACCGATGAGTTAACCCAAATAGCTAACCGTCGTCATTTCCTTA of Cyanobacterium sp. HL-69 contains these proteins:
- the recF gene encoding DNA replication and repair protein RecF gives rise to the protein MFLEQLYLQHFRNYIQEEIKFTNNKIILLGDNAQGKSNILESVELLSTLKSHRSTKDLELVYHDRLYGQIKATLKNKYADYDLSITIPAKGKKELKINQEKVSRNFEFLGLLNTVLFSSLDIDLVRGSPEYRRNWVDSLLIQLEPIYYQLIKSYYHVLKQRNALLKQIKKMGINSLETLKQDVKAIELSLWDDKLAEAGSRVSRRRARVLQKIEPLAKFWHNEISNKTEKLLINYTPNVSWEKDTPESVQNAIKLEIEQKKIAEINLGNTLVGPHRDEIEFIINDSVARNYGSQGQQRTLVLALKLAELQLIEQVVGEPPLLLLDDVMAELDLKRQQQLLDSLGDRFQTIITTTHLNYFETNLLNQAQIIKVQGGKLYF
- a CDS encoding photosystem II S4 domain protein, producing the protein MLPREDILNKVENRAEIAKVLDKAEQALKTWELVVTDFLSPPVLAEVNQIFGQLTEVQIIPWGGFPQAERKRVGIHREEIPCDVSQMPVVALDIAGNFLFDTATHRDFLGAILGAGVVREKVGDIIVLGERGAQVVVTPEMVDFFESSLVQVRSVPVKTKRIELSDLRVREPKKKEMTTVEASLRLDAIASYGFGLSRSKMADAINNGDVRVNWKEVTQSSHNLKSGDLVSFRGKGRLEIGDISITKKERYRIALTRFV
- a CDS encoding GGDEF/response regulator receiver domain protein, whose product is MAEYNPQNFLILAVDDNSINRIMLEKILTKAGYQIKVLGDSEEFLNLINNIKPDLMLLDLMMPKIDGLELCRLIKAKNHYKEIPIIFLTANDAKENVIEAFRSGAVDYVTKPFNNEELLARIQTHIELKFTRDQLKKALVDLEKLATTDELTQIANRRHFLNLANREFNRAKRQKTFFSMIILDIDYFKRINDNYGHPVGDIAIKLVAQKCQQSIRGEDLCARWGGEEFIVVVYDALIDKAKHVANRIREKIAEISLPVDNDKFQITVSVGIAQYQDTDQNLDQIVSRADKALYRAKNNGRNRIVLEDELLDVSKDT
- a CDS encoding Flavodoxin reductases (ferredoxin-NADPH reductases) family 1, whose translation is MKIKELIFYPIKSCRGIHLSHAKVGDKGLSDYNNNLYYDRTFMIVDESGKFITQRQYPQLARVIVTIEGKKITLSFDDSSMDSITFIPQNQGNTIEVQVWGDRTSAINQGKEVAQWFQEILSVKNCRLVKQDDYNIRAINPQYSTQSNQPVSFADGFPYLLTNTASLDYLNQKLKEKYPHQQQQISMDRFRPNIVIETDTPFIEDTWENITLDEIKFKIAKPCSRCNITTTDQITGKINPQNEPLKTLSSFRNVPQQGIMFGQNMIALNRGQLTINHGK
- the dnaB gene encoding replicative DNA helicase DnaB, with translation MDDFTPDLAGSSLPPQNIEAEEIILGGILFDPNAMGKVVDILQPEAFYVKAHRHIYEASRHLYFQGQPVDLMTVATWLSDQGLLEKVGGNTKIISLLDRTVSAANIARYVPLITEKYIRRLLISTAKEIGELGFDTTKDLDNVLDESEQKIFSLTQARVQEGLVPISSTLINTFTEIQAFQEKTALPGISSEFYDLDGMTGGFQRSDLVIIAARPSMGKTSFALNIASNIAKHSNLAVAIFSLEMSREQLAMRLLSSEARVESNRLKSGRITEQEMEPLMSAMGTLSELPLYIDDTANLTVMQMRSQVRRLQAESKGKLGLVLLDYLQLMQGGGDNRVQELSKMTRALKGLAREINAPVIALSQLSRAVEQRTNKRPMLSDLRESGSIEQDADLVLMLYRDEYYHPDSVDQGVAEIIVAKHRNGPTGLIKLLFRPELTQFLNMKRGG